In a genomic window of Paracoccaceae bacterium:
- a CDS encoding EamA family transporter, with amino-acid sequence MSNVLFGVSFTFATALIVIVGDYALKLAADGSKGMKSWQMGFGVLMYAFSALFWFYAIKHVTLAQAGVAFSMITLLALCVMGALVFGETLSARDYCGIACALLAMVLILNG; translated from the coding sequence ATGTCAAACGTTCTGTTTGGAGTCAGTTTCACTTTTGCGACGGCGCTTATTGTCATTGTCGGCGACTATGCGTTGAAACTCGCCGCTGATGGCAGCAAAGGTATGAAATCATGGCAGATGGGATTTGGCGTATTGATGTATGCGTTCTCAGCACTCTTTTGGTTCTATGCCATCAAACATGTGACCTTGGCACAGGCAGGGGTCGCCTTCTCGATGATTACCCTTCTTGCGCTGTGTGTAATGGGCGCATTGGTTTTTGGCGAAACTCTTTCCGCAAGAGATTATTGCGGAATAGCCTGCGCCCTTTTGGCTATGGTCTTGATACTTAATGGATGA
- a CDS encoding Rieske 2Fe-2S domain-containing protein, producing MKDAADELSRNVSMPFERARAMPPSVYTSQDFLNLELDKIFSKDWFCVGRDSTLSAPGDYVTLDLAGQPLIVLRDAKGMLKAMSNVCRHRMSTLLEGRGNVRSIVCPYHAWTYNLDGALRGAPAMTQNEGFCKSDYKLPEIRCQEWQGWVFVTLNPDAPDVSDQLLKLGDMVSDYNMTEYTETFFETHVWDTNWKVLAENFMESYHLPVCHAGTIGGLSKLDDMICPPGEDAFNYHTILKDTSLKIAMAHPSNTRMKGERRRTTYLIAIYPSLLITLTPGYFWYLTLHPDGVGRVRIGFGGGMSNDYADDPDAQENFKQLKTLLDNVNVEDKGCTEKVYRGLCAHTAKPGHLSHLERPNYDFAQYINACVQSTG from the coding sequence ATGAAAGACGCGGCAGACGAGCTGAGCAGAAACGTTTCCATGCCCTTTGAGCGTGCGCGCGCAATGCCGCCGTCTGTATATACATCGCAGGACTTTCTGAACCTTGAGCTGGACAAGATTTTCTCCAAGGACTGGTTTTGCGTTGGTCGCGATTCGACGCTTTCTGCCCCGGGTGACTATGTTACGCTCGACCTTGCGGGTCAGCCTCTCATCGTTTTGCGGGATGCTAAAGGTATGCTCAAAGCCATGTCGAATGTCTGTCGCCACAGGATGTCGACGCTTCTGGAAGGGCGCGGCAATGTGCGCAGTATCGTCTGCCCCTATCATGCCTGGACCTATAATCTGGACGGCGCGCTCCGCGGCGCCCCTGCGATGACCCAAAATGAGGGGTTCTGCAAGAGTGACTACAAACTGCCAGAGATACGCTGTCAGGAATGGCAGGGCTGGGTGTTTGTGACGCTGAATCCGGATGCGCCGGATGTGTCCGACCAGCTCTTGAAGCTTGGGGATATGGTCAGTGACTACAACATGACCGAATATACGGAGACCTTCTTCGAGACCCACGTCTGGGACACAAACTGGAAGGTACTGGCCGAGAATTTTATGGAAAGCTATCATCTGCCGGTTTGCCATGCCGGCACGATCGGCGGCCTGTCCAAACTTGATGACATGATCTGCCCGCCCGGTGAAGACGCGTTCAATTACCACACGATCCTCAAGGACACATCGCTCAAAATCGCGATGGCGCACCCCAGCAATACCCGGATGAAAGGTGAACGCCGCCGTACAACCTATTTGATCGCGATCTATCCCAGCCTGCTGATCACTCTGACACCCGGATACTTCTGGTATCTCACGCTGCATCCTGATGGCGTAGGGCGGGTGCGCATCGGGTTCGGGGGTGGCATGTCCAACGACTACGCCGATGACCCGGATGCGCAGGAAAATTTCAAACAACTCAAGACACTGCTTGATAACGTCAATGTCGAGGACAAAGGCTGCACAGAGAAAGTATATCGTGGTTTGTGCGCGCATACAGCCAAACCGGGGCACTTGTCACATCTTGAGCGACCCAATTATGACTTTGCCCAATACATCAATGCCTGTGTTCAAAGCACCGGCTGA
- a CDS encoding TRAP transporter large permease: MSDLALLAVVFTGLTLIGAPLFAAVGLTTFLALFLIDIPYTLMAQTGYTSLTPFPLLTIPLFVLAGRLMETGGMGSRLISVATSLVGAYRGSLGLVTVFACMLFAALSGSGPATTAAIGSITIPAMEKDGYKTPFAAAIAAAAGALGSLIPPSNLMIIYGLVSETSIPRLFLAGFLPGFLITALLMITVYIIARRRGYGGSGTAFSWGPARKAAWDGKWAIGAPVLILGGIYSGAFTPTEAAAVAVFYALFIGLVIHRELNSRKIIEALRFTALMTGLLILLTPTLAFGQLSAFYDVPAAVESAITNITTNPITVLILIGIFYIIIGTFMESLAQIILFTAVFLPLVTSIGVDPVMFGVFTVITCEIGFLTPPLGGNLNVAARISNISIEAVSVAVLPFIIAYCIGLLALIFFPDFVTWLPNLVYGPPR, from the coding sequence GTGAGTGATCTGGCTCTTCTCGCTGTTGTCTTCACTGGTCTGACCCTGATCGGGGCGCCCCTGTTTGCCGCTGTTGGCCTGACGACGTTTCTGGCGCTCTTTCTGATCGACATCCCCTACACGCTCATGGCGCAGACGGGATATACCTCGCTGACACCGTTTCCGCTTCTGACCATCCCCTTGTTTGTGCTGGCCGGAAGGCTGATGGAAACCGGGGGCATGGGGTCGCGATTGATCAGTGTGGCCACATCACTTGTCGGAGCCTATCGCGGCAGCCTTGGCCTTGTGACCGTATTTGCCTGTATGCTCTTTGCCGCGCTCTCAGGTTCCGGACCGGCCACGACCGCAGCGATCGGTTCAATCACCATCCCGGCGATGGAAAAAGACGGCTACAAAACGCCTTTTGCGGCGGCCATCGCTGCGGCGGCCGGAGCTTTGGGCAGCCTGATCCCGCCCTCGAACCTGATGATCATTTACGGTCTGGTGTCGGAAACCTCGATCCCTCGGCTTTTTCTGGCGGGCTTTCTACCCGGATTCCTGATCACCGCCCTGCTGATGATCACGGTATACATCATCGCGCGACGCCGGGGCTATGGTGGCTCGGGAACGGCTTTCTCCTGGGGCCCTGCTCGTAAAGCGGCCTGGGATGGGAAATGGGCCATCGGTGCACCCGTCTTGATATTGGGTGGCATTTATTCAGGCGCATTCACCCCAACCGAGGCGGCCGCTGTGGCTGTCTTTTACGCACTGTTCATCGGTCTTGTGATCCACCGAGAGTTGAACTCTCGCAAGATCATCGAGGCGCTACGGTTCACTGCGCTGATGACCGGTCTGCTGATCTTGCTGACACCCACGCTCGCATTCGGGCAGCTTTCAGCCTTTTATGATGTGCCCGCAGCGGTAGAGTCGGCGATAACGAATATCACGACCAATCCAATTACCGTCCTCATTCTCATCGGCATTTTCTATATTATCATCGGTACTTTCATGGAAAGTCTGGCGCAGATCATTCTGTTCACTGCTGTTTTTCTGCCGCTGGTGACCTCAATTGGGGTGGATCCCGTGATGTTCGGCGTCTTTACGGTCATCACATGCGAGATCGGCTTTTTGACGCCACCTCTGGGCGGTAATTTGAATGTGGCTGCGCGTATCTCAAACATTTCAATCGAGGCAGTTTCCGTTGCGGTTTTACCCTTCATTATTGCCTACTGCATCGGCCTTCTGGCGCTGATTTTCTTCCCGGACTTCGTCACTTGGCTGCCCAACCTTGTCTACGGGCCACCTCGCTGA
- a CDS encoding TRAP transporter small permease, translating into MRRTFALLEAHFEEAICCLALSIVAMAVFLQVIMRYVFATALQWSEEVAAIGMVWAVYMGASLCVRERFHIRIMAGIMLFPRKITFVFVLIADACAAAYCVMMLLVSWEYLGVLARYTSRTPSLGIDEFYPQSILVIGYALILARLLQVYVNWVVKGRIGIPGMRAEHDDLGEI; encoded by the coding sequence ATGCGACGCACCTTTGCCTTGCTCGAAGCGCATTTCGAGGAGGCCATATGTTGTTTGGCGCTCAGCATCGTGGCCATGGCAGTCTTTCTTCAGGTCATCATGCGATACGTCTTTGCGACGGCCCTGCAATGGAGCGAAGAAGTCGCTGCGATTGGAATGGTCTGGGCGGTCTATATGGGAGCCTCACTCTGCGTGCGGGAGCGGTTTCATATTCGCATCATGGCAGGTATCATGTTGTTTCCACGCAAGATTACCTTCGTATTCGTGTTGATCGCGGACGCCTGCGCGGCAGCATACTGCGTGATGATGTTACTTGTTTCATGGGAGTATTTGGGGGTTTTGGCGCGCTACACCTCCCGCACGCCGAGTCTGGGAATAGACGAGTTCTACCCGCAATCGATCCTTGTGATCGGCTATGCGCTGATCTTGGCACGGTTGCTTCAGGTATATGTGAATTGGGTCGTCAAAGGGCGAATTGGCATCCCTGGAATGCGTGCCGAACATGACGATCTGGGGGAAATCTGA
- a CDS encoding amidohydrolase family protein yields the protein MRDTILSGGTVYDGTGADPVQADIGIRDGRIFEIGDLSDAVVDHRLELAGLAVAPGFIDLHTHSDFTLMADGRAQSQVHQGVTTEVIGQCGFSSAPARRLEDAKIMSPGFTEGMVDVDWTSFGDYLDHLDRMQLGVNVAAFVGHGTVHRAVLGDALRAADDDELDQMKDLVAESIDQGAYGFSTGLEYWPGSLASPDQITELVSVAAKHDVLYATHVRNRDVHYDIGFGEAISCARAAGARLQISHIQPKHGAPDWAMEHAIELVDSANSHGCDIAYDVIPHDWSHTRIMAIMPQWAQEGGVGAVIKRLKDKTTRAKIKANRRPMWRLVLDDGWDKIVLMQSEQNPDLVGLTFAEIGRRRGVDPYDAAFDLLIEEGENMAHLMWTSQSFSEDQIRLAISQPDCAIISDTLALAPEGCLKHHIGSLSGYGWAARFLQHYVRDHNVISLQEGVRRLTSLPASRLGVSDRGVLKKNAWADITVFDAEQIESHCNIEEPRRFATGIAHVMVNGVFSMLDGVRTEGNGGKVLRSK from the coding sequence ATGCGCGATACAATTCTCTCAGGCGGAACGGTTTACGATGGTACAGGCGCCGATCCGGTGCAGGCCGACATAGGAATCAGGGACGGTCGCATCTTCGAGATTGGCGACCTGAGCGACGCGGTGGTCGACCACCGGCTGGAGCTTGCGGGACTGGCAGTCGCGCCTGGTTTCATCGATTTACACACACATTCCGATTTTACCCTCATGGCAGACGGGCGCGCCCAAAGCCAGGTCCATCAGGGTGTTACCACCGAAGTGATCGGCCAGTGCGGGTTTTCGTCGGCACCCGCGCGGCGACTCGAGGACGCCAAGATCATGTCACCCGGATTTACCGAAGGCATGGTCGACGTCGATTGGACTAGCTTCGGGGACTACCTTGACCATCTGGACAGGATGCAATTGGGCGTGAACGTTGCAGCCTTCGTGGGGCACGGGACAGTGCATCGTGCCGTTTTGGGCGATGCTCTGCGGGCGGCGGATGACGATGAGCTTGACCAGATGAAGGACCTAGTCGCAGAAAGCATTGATCAGGGCGCCTATGGCTTTTCAACAGGGCTGGAATACTGGCCCGGCAGTCTGGCCTCGCCTGATCAGATCACTGAATTGGTTAGCGTGGCCGCCAAGCACGACGTTCTTTATGCGACCCATGTGCGCAATCGCGACGTCCACTATGACATCGGCTTCGGAGAGGCAATCTCCTGTGCCCGGGCCGCCGGTGCGCGACTCCAGATCAGCCATATCCAACCCAAACACGGCGCTCCGGACTGGGCGATGGAGCATGCCATCGAGTTGGTGGACAGTGCCAATTCCCACGGTTGCGACATCGCCTATGATGTGATCCCGCACGATTGGTCGCACACGCGCATCATGGCGATTATGCCGCAATGGGCCCAAGAAGGCGGCGTAGGGGCTGTTATCAAGCGCTTGAAGGACAAAACCACCCGCGCAAAGATAAAGGCCAATCGTCGCCCCATGTGGCGGCTTGTTCTGGACGACGGCTGGGACAAGATTGTGTTGATGCAATCGGAACAGAATCCCGACCTCGTTGGCCTCACGTTTGCCGAGATCGGACGCCGCCGCGGTGTTGATCCTTATGACGCCGCGTTCGATCTGCTGATTGAGGAAGGCGAGAACATGGCCCATCTGATGTGGACGTCCCAAAGTTTTTCCGAGGATCAGATCCGTCTGGCCATTTCGCAACCGGATTGCGCAATCATCTCTGACACGCTGGCCCTGGCGCCGGAGGGCTGTCTAAAGCACCATATCGGATCACTCTCCGGCTATGGCTGGGCCGCGCGCTTCCTGCAACATTACGTCCGCGACCATAACGTGATTTCGCTGCAAGAAGGCGTGCGTCGCCTGACATCTCTTCCAGCGTCCCGTCTGGGTGTCAGCGATCGTGGTGTCTTGAAAAAGAACGCTTGGGCAGACATTACAGTCTTTGACGCTGAACAAATTGAAAGCCATTGCAACATCGAGGAACCGCGCCGCTTTGCTACGGGGATTGCACATGTGATGGTCAACGGTGTTTTCTCAATGTTGGACGGAGTCCGTACCGAGGGCAATGGTGGCAAAGTACTTCGGTCAAAATGA